In [Mycobacterium] stephanolepidis, the genomic window TTGCCGCTGGTGTGCAACCGCACGGGTGCGGTGCTGACGGCGCAGACCCCGATCGACGCCCAGTACTGGCGACGGCATTCCCGTCAGCCGGTGCAGTTCGCCGAGAGTGTGCGCACCGTGGCCGCACTGGGATGCTCAGTGCTGATGGAGATCGGCCCGCAGCCGGTGCTGACCGGTGCCGCGGTGCAGGTCTGGCCGGAGCACTTGGCCGCTCCGCGGGCAATTGTCTCGCTGCGCAAGGGAGTCGGCGACCGACGCCAGATCGCCGAGGCCCTGGCCGCAGCGTACGTCGGTGGTCATCGACCCAATTTCGCTGCGCTGCAGCGCCACCCGCGTAACACGCTGGAACTGCCGACCTATCCTTTCCAGCGTCGCCGCTTCTGGCCGAAGTCGTCCGGCGCCGCCATCGAAGGCGGGGGCGGCTTGTCCGCGGGCATCCTGGGTAGAGGCGAGGATCTGGCCTCCGGCGATTCCGTCTACATCAGCCGGTTGTCGGTCAGGTCGCAGCCGTGGCTGTCCGACCACGTCATCTACGGCACCGTCGTCGTCCCCGGCGCAACCTATGCCGCGATGGCCCTGGCTGCCGTCGGTACTCCGGCACGGGCCAAGGACGTGTTCTTCTACGAGCCGATCATTCTGCCGGAGAAGAGCTCTCGTGAGGTGCAGCTGACGTTGCATCCACTGGAGGACGGCAGTGGATCGAAGTTCCAGGTGCACAGCCGCCCCTACGGCGAACGCGATGTCGACTGGTCGTTGAACGCCGAAGGCACCGTCGTGCCGGGTATCGATGAGAGCGCCGACGATGCGGCCGGCCAAACCTCGGAGGCCGAGCCGGTTGACGCGGCCATCGAGCGGATGGAGCGCATGCGTCCGAACGAGCTGTTCGAAACCTTCGCTGATCTGGAACTGTCCTGGGGCCCAACCTGGTCCGGGTCTCTGAAGTCGCTCTGGCTTGGTCAGGGTGAGGCCATCGGCGACGTCCTCGTCGGTGAAGAACTCGCCGAACAGCTCGGTACCGAACCGATGCACCCCGTGCTGATGGATCTGTGCACCGGTGTCGCCTTCCCCGCGTTCCCGGCCCTACTCGCGGCCGAACAGGGCATCAACGATCTGTTCCTGCCCTTGCGGTACGGCCAGGTGACGTTGAAGGAGAAGATGCCACGGCGCTTCTACTGCCGCGCCCGGTGGCATGAGAGCGCCCTGGACAGCGAGACCCAGGTCTTCGATCTCGAATACCTGGATCGCGATGGCCGCCACCTGGGTGGGATTCGTGAGTTCACGGTGAAACGTGCGCCGCGCGAGGCACTGCTGCGTGGGCTGGGCGGCGATGCCACCCGCCTGCTGTACACCCTTGGTTGGCACGAGGTTCCGGTGCCGCCTTCGGAGGACGGCACCGCAGCGGCAAGCGGTACCTGGCTGATCGCCGGGTTCGACGAGCTGGCCGCCAGGGTGCCGGGCTGCATCCCGTTCGACAGGGCGAGCAATCCGGAACTTCTCGGACAGGTGTTGGTAGAGGCCAAGGAGCGCGGTGTGCCGTTCTCCGGTGTCGTCTGGCGTGCTGCCGCTTCGGGTGCGCAGGAGTCGAGCACGGATGAGATCGCGCGTCTGGAGACCGAGATCGCCAACCTGCTCAGTGCCGTGCACACGGTGCAGAACGGTGCGCAAAATGGCGTGAAACTTCCCGATGGTCTCTGGATCGTCACCGAGCGTGCCGTGGCCACCGAGTCGGGCGAACCTGTGGATCCGATACAGGCTTCCCTGTGGGGATTCGGGCGCACCACCATCAACGAGGAACCGGCGCTGCGCGCCAAGCTCGTTGATTGTGACGGCTCGCCCGAGGCCGTGCAGGCGCTGGCGAATCTGTTGGCAACGCCGGTCGAGGAGCCGGAAATCGCGGTGCGGCAGGGCAAGCTGCTTGCCTCACGGTTGTTGCCGTGGTCGCGCAGTGGCAATCTCACGGTGCCGCGCGGGAGTGACTACGCCCTGTTGCCCACCGAACGTGGTGCCATCGACAACCTGCGGATCACCGAGAAGGAGGTTGAGGCACCGGACGAGGGTTACGTGCAGGTGCGGGTGGAGGCCGCGGGTCTCAACTTCCGCGACGTGCTCAACGTGCTGGGTCTGTACCCGGGTGATCCGGGCCCGATCGGTGGTGACTTCGCCGGTGTTGTCACGCAATTGGGTGAGGGCGTCACCGAGGTCGCGGTGGGTCAGCGGGTCTATGGCTCCATGCAGGGTGCCTTCGCCAGCCGGTTCAACGCGCCGGCTCAGTTCCTGGCGCCGATTCCGGACGGGGTTAGCGCGGTCGAGGCCGCCACGATTCCGGCCGCGGCACTGACGGTTCGGCTCGCCTTCGACTGGGCGCAGCTGAAGCCCGGCGATCGTGTGCTCATCCATGCCGCCAGTGGTGGTGTGGGGTTGGCCGCAATCCAGATGGCCCAACAGTGCGGCGCCGAGGTTTATGCGACGGCGAGCACCTTCAAGCGGGCGACCGTGCGAAAGCTCGGCGTGAAGTATGTGTATGACTCGCGTACAACCGATTTCGCCGACCAGATCCTCGCCGACACCGATGGGTATGGTGTTGACGTGGTGCTCAACAGTCTCACCAGCGAAGGGTTCGTTGAGGCGACCGTGCGGGCCACTGCCAAGAACGGCCGTTTCGCCGAGATCGCCAAGCGTGATATCTGGACTTCGGAGCAGATGGCCGAGGCCCGCCCAGATATCGCCTACGAGATCGTCGCGTTGGACACGGTGATGTTCCAAGAGCCCGAACGCATTCGGGGCTTGCTGACGGAGGTTTCGGACGGTTTGGCCAAGGGGGAGTGGACACCACTGCCCGCCGAGATCTACCCGCTGACGGAGGCCAGGACGGCTTTCCGCCGCATGCAGCAGGCCCGCCATATCGGCAAGATCGTGTGCCAGATGCCGAATCCGCTGGCACCACAGCAGGATCGGACCTATCTGATCACTGGTGGACTGGGTGCGATCGGCCTGCACACCGCGTCGTATCTGGCTCAGCTCGGTGCCGGTGACATCGTGCTGACCAGTCGCCGTGCTCCAGATGTGGACGCGCAACGGTTGATCGAGGAGATCAGCGAGCGCTCCAAGGCCCGCATCCACGTCTTCACCGCCGATGTCGGCGAGGAGTCCGAGGTTGTGAAGCTGCTGGAGCGGATTCGGGCGGAGCTGCCCCCGCTCGGCGGCATCGCGCATCTGGCAGGCGTGCTCGACGACGCCCTGCTGGGTCAGCAGAGCGTGGAGCGGTTCCGGACCACCTTGGCGCCCAAGGCGTTCGGTGCCGATTACCTTGACAGGCTGACGAAGGACGAGGATCTGGACTTCTTCATCGTGTCCTCCTCGGTGTCCAGCCTGTTCGGTTCGCCTGGTCAGTCGAACTACGCGACGGCCAATGCGTGGCTCGACGGTCTGATCGCGCGGCGCAGGTCGCAGGGCCTGCCCGCCACCGGCGTCAACTTTGGCCCCTGGGGTCAGGGAGGTATGGCCTCCTCGGAGGCGGCGACCGCGAACATCAGTGCGCAGGGCCTGATTCCGCTGGATCCCTCGGCGGCGCTCGCGGCTCTGGCCGAGGTCATCGCCAACGGCACCGGCCAGGCCACCGTCATCAAGGCCAACTGGCAGCGTGCGGCGAAGGTGCTGGGCAGTTCGCGTCCGCCGATCCTGGACCTCGTGTTGCCGAGCGCCGTGGGCGAGGTGACCGGTGACAGCGAGTTGCTCAAGCAACTGATGGAGATACCGGTGCCCCAGCGGGCTGGTTTCGTGACCGAGTTCCTGCAGCGCGAGGTGCAGAACTTCCTGCGCCTGGCGCAGCCGCCGGCTGCGACGAGCCGGTTCTTGGACCTCGGTACGGATTCGCTGATGGCGATCGAGCTGCGTAACCGGCTGCACAGCCAGTTCGGCGGCAAGTTCACGATCAACGCAACGGCGGTGTTCGACTACCCGACCATCGGCGGGCTCGCGGAGTACCTCGTGGCTCAACTGCCGGATGCGGAATCGGAATCAGAGGAGGCGCAACCCGCCGCGGAGCCTGCACAATCCGAGTCGGAGCCGGTGCCCGCGCCATCTGACGAAGTATCCGAGCCTGCGAGGTGAACCCGTAGCCGTCCAGGTAAGTTAGCCAGCCTGGACGGCTGCGGTATCTGTTGGCCGGTAATGAGTGGAGCGGGTGCGGTCTGAGTCGATTTTTTGCGGACATCACTCCTCTGCGCAACGCCGATTTCCGGCGTCTGTGGCTGGCCGGGGTCGTCACGGTCATCGGCGCAGGGCTCACGCTGTTCGCGGTCCCTGTTCAGATCTATGCGCTCACCCACAGTTCGGCGTACGTGGGACTGACGGGCGTTTTCGGTTTGGTGCCGTTGGTGGTGTTCGGACTGTGGGGCGGCGCGCTGGCGGACCGGATGGACCGGCGGACCCTGCTGATCATTACGGCCATCGGGCTGGGTGTTTCTTCGGTGCTGTTGTGGCTGCAGGCCGCGTTATCCGTCGACAACGTGTGGGTGGTGCTGTGCCTGCTCTCGGTGCAGCAGGCCTTCTTCGCGGTGAATTCACCGACGCGCGCCGCGGCGATTCCGCGGATGCTTCCGCTCGATCAGCTGCCGGCCGCCAACGCGCTGAACATGACGGTCCAGCAGTTCGGGTTCATCGCGGGGCCGCTGCTGGCCGGGGTGCTGCTGAAGTGGGTGGATCTGTCCACCTTGTATCTGATTGACGCCATCGCGTGCTTGGCGCCGATCTGGGCGACAGTCCGGCTGCACAGGATGCCGCCGAGTAGTGCATCAAAAGATCTGCAAGCCAACACTTCTGGCCTTCGTGACGTCCTCGAGGGTTTCCGCTATCTGGCCGGGCACAAGATCGTCCTGATGTCTTTCGTGGTGGACCTCATCGCCATGATCTTCGGGATGCCGCGCATCCTGTTCCCGCAGATTGCCCACGAGGGGTTCGGCGACCCGGCCGACGGCGGCACCGTGATCGCGCTGCTATCGGCGGCGATATCGGTGGGTGCGGTGATCGGCGGGGTGTTCTCCGGCTGGTTCCATCGGATCGATCGCCAGGGTCTGGCGGTGGTGGTCAGCATCGTGGTGTGGGGGCTGGCGATGGTGGGTTTTGGGCTCACCGCGCACGCGCCGCTGCTGTGGCTGTCGCTGGTGTTCCTGGTGATCGGCGGCATCGCCGACATGGTGTCGGCGGCCTTCCGGACAACGATCCTGCAATCGGTGGCGACGGACGATGTGCGCGGCCGCTTGCAGGGTGTGTTCACGGTGGTGGTGGCCGGAGGGCCGCGGGTTGCCGACTTCACGCACGGTGCGGCCGCCGCGGTCGTGGGTACGACGGCAGCCGCCGCCGGTGGTGGTGCGCTTGTGGTGGTGGGGGTGATCATTGCCGCGCTCCTCGTTCCGGTGTTCGTACGGTTCCGGACGTCGGACGAGATCACAGCGGAGGATGCGAGCGAGGCCGGTCAGGACACGGTGCAACCCCAGTAGGTTTCACCCCATGGATGCTCTGACGCCAGTGGACTTCCGGCGGCTTTCGCGGGACAAGCAGCTTGCTCTTGGTCGCGGGCTGCGTGACCAGATGCCACGGCGACGCCTTGCGGAACTTCCCGATCAACCGCACCGGGATCCGATCGCGGTGCTCGCCGCGCAGAACACGTCCCGGATCCCGTCGCTGGTTCCGGTGCGCC contains:
- a CDS encoding MFS transporter, which codes for MRNADFRRLWLAGVVTVIGAGLTLFAVPVQIYALTHSSAYVGLTGVFGLVPLVVFGLWGGALADRMDRRTLLIITAIGLGVSSVLLWLQAALSVDNVWVVLCLLSVQQAFFAVNSPTRAAAIPRMLPLDQLPAANALNMTVQQFGFIAGPLLAGVLLKWVDLSTLYLIDAIACLAPIWATVRLHRMPPSSASKDLQANTSGLRDVLEGFRYLAGHKIVLMSFVVDLIAMIFGMPRILFPQIAHEGFGDPADGGTVIALLSAAISVGAVIGGVFSGWFHRIDRQGLAVVVSIVVWGLAMVGFGLTAHAPLLWLSLVFLVIGGIADMVSAAFRTTILQSVATDDVRGRLQGVFTVVVAGGPRVADFTHGAAAAVVGTTAAAAGGGALVVVGVIIAALLVPVFVRFRTSDEITAEDASEAGQDTVQPQ